A single region of the Solwaraspora sp. WMMD406 genome encodes:
- the rpmD gene encoding 50S ribosomal protein L30, translated as MARLKVTQVRSEIGTKRNQRESLRSLGLKRINDVVVKEDRPEIRGMIFTVNHLVKVEEVE; from the coding sequence ATGGCACGTCTGAAGGTGACCCAGGTCCGGTCCGAGATCGGGACCAAGCGCAACCAGCGGGAGTCGCTGCGGTCGCTTGGGCTGAAGCGGATCAACGACGTGGTGGTCAAGGAGGACCGGCCCGAGATCCGGGGCATGATCTTCACCGTGAACCACCTCGTGAAGGTCGAGGAGGTCGAGTAA
- the rplO gene encoding 50S ribosomal protein L15, which produces MTIKVHHLRPAPGSKTAKTRVGRGEGSKGKTAGRGTKGSKARKNISAAFEGGQMPIHMRLPKLKGFKNRFKVVYQVVNLDRLAELFPDGGEVGPAQLVEAGAVRKGQPVKILGSGELGGVSLQVSAHAFSGAAQEKITAAGGTVTEL; this is translated from the coding sequence ATGACGATCAAGGTCCATCACCTCCGGCCGGCGCCGGGATCCAAGACCGCGAAGACCCGGGTGGGTCGCGGTGAGGGTTCCAAGGGCAAGACCGCCGGTCGGGGAACCAAGGGGTCCAAGGCCCGGAAGAACATCTCGGCGGCGTTCGAGGGTGGGCAGATGCCCATCCACATGCGCCTGCCGAAGCTCAAGGGCTTCAAGAACCGGTTCAAGGTCGTCTACCAGGTGGTCAACCTGGACCGGTTGGCCGAACTCTTCCCTGACGGTGGAGAGGTCGGTCCGGCTCAGTTGGTCGAGGCTGGCGCGGTCCGCAAGGGCCAGCCGGTCAAGATCCTGGGCAGCGGAGAACTCGGCGGGGTGTCTCTCCAGGTGTCGGCGCACGCGTTCAGCGGGGCCGCCCAGGAGAAGATCACCGCTGCTGGCGGTACGGTTACCGAGCTCTGA
- the secY gene encoding preprotein translocase subunit SecY has product MLSAFLSAFRTPDLRKKLLFTVFIVAVYRLGATLPSPGVSYGNVQQCITAMESGDASGVFTLLNLFSGGALLSLSVFALGIMPYITASIILQLLTVVIPRLEQLRKEGQSGQAKITQYTRYLTLGLGILQASAFVALARSGQLFNNMCDQWPIIPDGTGLPTWLTLVVLVITMTAGTGVVMWLGELITDRGVGNGMSVLIFTSIAARLPSEGWAIKNTHGWGMFGLVLVLVLVVITAVVFIEQAQRRIPVQYAKRMIGRRMYGGTSTYIPLKVNQAGVIPVIFASSVLYLPQLGLQFFDPNDPGQIQAWIQNNLANPTSPIYIITYFFMIIFFTYFYVSITFNPTEVAENMKKYGGFVPGIRPGRPTAEYLDFILSRITLPGALYLGLISVLPNFFFIWLDSDQYVNFPFGGTAVLIMVGVGLETVKQIESQLMQRNYEGFLR; this is encoded by the coding sequence TTGCTCTCCGCCTTTCTCAGTGCGTTCCGCACGCCTGACCTGCGCAAGAAGCTGCTGTTCACGGTCTTCATCGTGGCGGTATACCGGCTGGGGGCCACGCTGCCCAGTCCCGGTGTGTCGTACGGGAACGTGCAGCAGTGCATCACCGCCATGGAGAGCGGTGACGCCAGCGGCGTGTTCACGCTGCTGAACCTCTTCTCCGGTGGCGCGCTGCTGTCACTGTCGGTCTTCGCGCTGGGCATCATGCCCTACATCACCGCGTCGATCATCCTGCAGCTGCTGACCGTCGTGATTCCGCGGCTGGAGCAGCTCCGCAAGGAGGGTCAGTCCGGGCAGGCCAAGATCACCCAGTACACCCGGTACCTGACCCTGGGGCTGGGCATCCTGCAGGCGTCGGCCTTCGTCGCGCTGGCCCGCTCCGGTCAGCTGTTCAACAACATGTGCGACCAGTGGCCGATCATCCCGGACGGGACTGGCCTGCCGACCTGGCTGACGTTGGTCGTCCTGGTGATCACCATGACCGCCGGTACCGGCGTCGTGATGTGGCTGGGTGAGCTGATCACCGACCGGGGTGTCGGCAACGGCATGTCCGTGCTGATCTTCACCTCGATCGCGGCCCGGCTGCCGAGCGAGGGCTGGGCGATCAAGAACACCCACGGTTGGGGGATGTTCGGCCTGGTCTTGGTCTTGGTCCTGGTGGTCATCACCGCGGTGGTCTTTATCGAGCAGGCACAGCGCCGGATCCCGGTTCAGTACGCCAAGCGGATGATCGGCCGACGGATGTACGGCGGCACCTCGACCTACATCCCGCTGAAGGTCAACCAGGCCGGTGTCATCCCGGTGATCTTTGCCTCGTCGGTGCTCTACCTGCCGCAGTTGGGCCTGCAGTTCTTCGATCCAAACGACCCGGGCCAGATCCAGGCGTGGATCCAGAACAACCTGGCGAACCCGACCAGCCCGATCTACATCATCACTTACTTCTTCATGATCATCTTCTTCACGTACTTCTACGTGTCGATCACGTTCAACCCGACCGAGGTCGCGGAGAACATGAAGAAGTACGGCGGCTTCGTCCCCGGCATCCGGCCTGGTCGGCCGACCGCCGAGTACCTCGATTTCATCCTTAGCCGGATCACCCTCCCCGGTGCCCTCTACCTCGGCCTCATCTCCGTCCTGCCGAACTTCTTCTTCATCTGGCTGGACAGTGACCAGTACGTGAACTTCCCGTTCGGTGGCACCGCGGTGCTCATCATGGTCGGCGTCGGCCTGGAAACCGTGAAGCAGATCGAGAGCCAACTTATGCAGCGGAACTACGAAGGGTTCCTCCGGTAG
- a CDS encoding adenylate kinase: MRLVLVGPPGAGKGTQAEFIAAHLAVPKISTGDIFRANVTQGTPLGVEAKRYMDAGKLVPDEVTINMVRDRLAEPDANDGFLLDGFPRTTPQAAALDKLLADLGTALDLVLELVVDDDEVIRRLSGRRTCRGCGKIWHVEFDAPATEGRCDRCGAELFQRDDDKPETIARRLEEYAEKTAPLVDYYGAQGKLVGIDATGPVEDVTVRAIDALRSYGG, from the coding sequence ATGAGGCTGGTACTGGTCGGTCCCCCCGGGGCGGGGAAGGGGACCCAGGCCGAGTTCATCGCCGCTCACCTGGCCGTGCCCAAAATCTCGACCGGGGACATCTTCCGGGCCAACGTCACCCAGGGCACGCCCTTGGGCGTCGAGGCCAAGCGCTACATGGACGCCGGCAAGCTGGTTCCGGACGAGGTGACCATCAACATGGTCCGGGACCGGCTGGCCGAGCCGGACGCCAACGACGGCTTCCTGCTCGACGGATTCCCACGCACGACGCCGCAGGCGGCCGCCTTGGACAAGCTGCTGGCCGATCTCGGCACCGCGTTGGATCTGGTGCTGGAACTCGTGGTCGACGACGACGAGGTGATCCGGCGGCTGTCCGGCCGGCGTACCTGCCGTGGTTGCGGCAAGATCTGGCATGTCGAGTTCGACGCCCCGGCCACCGAGGGCCGCTGCGACCGGTGCGGTGCCGAACTGTTCCAGCGTGACGACGACAAGCCGGAGACCATCGCCCGGCGGCTCGAGGAGTACGCCGAGAAGACGGCGCCGCTCGTCGACTACTACGGGGCCCAGGGCAAGCTGGTCGGCATCGACGCGACCGGGCCGGTCGAGGACGTCACCGTACGCGCGATCGACGCCCTGCGCTCGTACGGCGGGTAG